CTGCCCGTGGCTCTCTCCAGGAGCTCAGGGGCTTCCTTGCCAACTTCTCCATGAAGATGAAATTCTTGACAAGGAATATGGAGTCCTTTCTATACTGTGGCCATTTAATGTTacctgtttattttctcaaagtttcCTGGCTCTGGATTATAGTGGGGtagaaactatattgatttaTCCAGCACCATGTGCTATTGCATGCCTATTCTGGGAAATAAGCACAAAGATGAACAAAAAATTGATTTCCTTCCCTTGTATACTTAAATATGATAGAGGAGGAAAGCCCTAAACATGTCACAGAATAGAAGCTGTTTGCCTATGAGTCCTCTGTGGGTCGCTGGGGCTGCTAAGCTGTGTGGGTCTTCTCTGCCCTCAGAGTAGCAGGTTGGCTCACCCGGGACTAGAACCTGAGGTAGCTGCAGGCACCAGTTCTTGAGGGCAGGGAGACATAGCTCTGAGCAGTCAGGCTTACATCTCAGACACGGAGATGACTGTGggggggatgggtgggtggaggctggggagcaggagggaagaggCTGGAAACGAGGGTGTACAGACAAGAAGCTGGGGTGTTAGGAGCTGTAGGGGAGAGGTCTGGAAACGAGGGTATATATCCGAGAAGCTGGGATGTTAGGAGCAATTAGGAGCTGTAGGGGAGGGGTCTGGAAACAAGTTTTGACTGGATTGATTGGTAAGGGTCTTCAACCTTTGTCTGGGGACCTTTAGGAATGGGTTTTGGAAACCTGAAGGCTGTGATCGAAGTCTTCAGGAATGCTTTAGCAGTCGCTGGCTGGCTGTGGTGAGCAGCCGGAGTAGGACGTGAAAAGGAAGGAGAATGTTAGGCGGAGGCCAGtgaggacagagggaggagagggcagtggtggaggaggagtgtggaaaggaaggagaatGTTAGGTGGAGGCCAGtgaggacagagggaggagagggcggtggtggaggaggagtgtggaaaggaaggagaatGTTAGGCGGAGGCCAGtgaggacagagggaggagagggcggtggtggaggaggagtgcCTTGCATTTGCGATAAGGGAGCCTGTGATCTTTTGTATTCAGATCAGTTACTGTGTATCCCACGCTGGTTTAGAGCTGGcagttctgcctcagcctctctagtgctgggggcGCAGGTCTGTATGCCACACCAGGCTTGGCCTATGCGTTTTTAAGGAGGTATTTATCCAATTACTCAGAATTCTTCCTAGCTTTCATTTCACTTAACAAAAATGCCCAGACTGCTCGGCTCTGCTCCCCAGCCCAAATCCTAGTGATGCCAACTGTGAGAAGATGCAGGGCATCCAAGAGTCTGGGTTGACCGCTGCCTACTTAGCCACGGGACCTCAGGCTCGCCCAGTCACCTAGGGCCTCACATGCTGTCTGTTTTCCTTTCCCACATGATGCCTGTGTCTCTTTCTTCATAAGGGTGTTTTGGTAGAAGACACTGGATTGGAAAATAGATATAAAGGGTTAGGTTACTATGTCAGTCTGACCTGGCGCCTCATGCCTGATTCACAGCACATgggaaagctgaagcaggaggaccaccACAAGTTTGTGGTCAGCCTTGGCTTCAGAACGAGATCCTGCCCCCACTCCATTgcactccccccaaaaaatataaaaaacaaaaccaaccacaaCAGCACCAAATCCCTTTGCAAGTATTGGTTATTTCCCTAACACAGTCTTGATCACTTTGCTTCTTTGCTGGTATTTAGATGTTTTGCTTAGGCCCTCATTTTGTTTTCCCACTTTGTGCCTTGCTGAACCTGTTTTTGGTAGCTGCCTGAGGAAGTTTTTTCCTGAGTTGTCAGCATTCAGGTTTGGGGGAGGTGGAAGTAGGGTTGGCTAGCTGCCTGGGACAGCCTTGACCACATTCCTACTTATCTCACTTTTCTGCCCAGTAGCAGGATCCTGATAGGAGCCTCAGTCACATTGAAGGAAGGTTCCAGATGTGTGGCCCACTGCTTGGCCACCTGGGACCAAACACAGGGCTCTTTTCTGGGAATGTGAACAGCCCGGATCATAGAAGTAACGATTAGCTGAAAGTCCCTTGCGCTTGTGACGTGCAGTCGCTGCCCACATTTCTAGCCTCTGCTCTGCAGCGCGACAGTAGAGCCCTGCCTGTGCTGGGCAGTGAGGGATGACGGGACTGGGAGCCTCTGGCCCTGTGCTTGCACGGCACCCTCacgctctctctcttctctttcccttccctcttgcactttctcttatttttctctgcATGGTTTCTGTGTTTAGTTCTGAGGTAAGAACTGGCCAAGTGCCCTGTGTCTggtccctcttccttctctgcctgtgCCGTCTGTCCTGCCTGCCCAGAGCCTGTGCCCCTGTCTGTGTGGAGAGCATCAGGAGGGTCGGGTTGGAAATTTCCTTTGTCTGTGGTCCATGGTCAGTTCCAACTGCAGGCTTCCCTGCCCCTCCCGTCCAGGTTCCCTGCCCGGGTGTCTTCTtcattccttttcctcccaggcCAGCGCCTGCAGCTAAGGCCCAGTGAGTGGGatatttccttcccttcctgcttcccaggCCTCACCTCCTGTCCCCTATGCAGTGTGGAAGTCATTCGTTTGGGCCACAGCTACTTCATCAACTGGGACAAGAAGATGTTCTGCATGAAGAAGCGGACGCCTGCAGAGGCCCGTACCACCACTCTGAATGAAGAGCTGGGCCAGGTGGAGTACATCTTCTCTGATAAGACGGGCACCCTCACCCAGAACATCATGGTGTTCAACAAGTGCTCCATCAATGGCCACAGCTATGGTAAAGTGGCGCCATCACTCTGGACACTGACGTCTTTGGTGTTTGGGAGCGAGGGACCTTGAAAGGGTGTACCTGTGCCCTGTGCCGGGATTGCACTAAGAATCCCTTTCTTGCCCTCCCTTGAGCCCTTGCACTAATGTTGGGGCTTGCACCAGGGGAACGCCTTGGTTATTTGAAATGAGCCCCAAGACACTGGCCTCTGGGCATCCTGGCCAGGGTGGACCTACCTTGGCTGCCCAAAGGAATACAGACTCCACTGTTGCTGCAAGGGGCCCTTGTGAATCTCTGGACTGGAACTGCAGTCCTCCTGGTATGGGCCTGTCATAGTGGCCTTGAGGCTGAGCTGCTGAGATGGTGGGGGGCAGGGTGTTTGCAGGTGTGAGACCCTGCAGTAGCTGGTTTTTGTATTAACCTAGACCTTGTTGCCAGGGTATAAGGCTTTATCTGCTTTCCGGGCTTGGAAGGTGCCAGGCACCTCAACAGACCTGAGTGTTGTAGAGTCAGGTAGAGAGGGGGAGAGCTCCTGGGAGGTGGCTGGGATGAGCATAGTGAGCAGGGGCCCTACGACCCTTGTGGCCAGGTTTCTGGATTCTGGGATCCAGGGTACTTGCAGGATGCAGGCAGTGGCATCTACAGGATGAGTAGACCTGAGGGTCCTACAGACCATGGGGTCTGCACTCGAGGCTTTCCTGTGCTGCTCTGGAGCCGTCCCGTGCTGAtgtgcttttccttcttttgggcaTGTGCAGGTGACGTGTTTGATGTCTTGGGACACAAAGCTGAACTGGGAGAGGTAAGATCCAGTCTCTGAATATTCTTTCAGCGAGTTAGATACTGTCTGGGCATCTGGCTAGCAGTAACAGGCATAGACGGGAGCAGTGTGCTATCTGGACAGGAAATGGAAGACACTGGGGAAGCTGATGTTTAGAGGAAAACTGGAAGCAGGGTGGGAATTGCTAGATGAGGCATGGTGCAcacccataatctcagcactcgcgaggctgaggtaggaggaccacaagtttgaagccagcctggcttatatagagaattccaggctaTCCCAGGctccataatgagaccctgtttcaaagaaaagggaaaagtaaaagtaaaggCCAGCTAGACTTTGGAGGCCCAAGGCAGTCGGGATCTTGGCCAAGAGGTGGGTAGGTAGGACAGTGACTTCCTGAGGGTCTCCTGGCAGCTCACGAGGCTTCCTGCCTGTTCCAGAGACCAGCGCCTGTTGACTTCTCCTTTAATCCTCTGGCTGACAAAACATTCTTGTTTTGGGACCCAAGCCTCTTGGAGGCTGTCAAGATGGGGGACCCACACACGCATGAGTTCTTCCGTCTCCTTTCCCTGTGTCACACCGTCATGTCAGAAGAAAAGGACGAAGGTGAgctgagggatggctcagcctcTGGCACAGCCCATTCATGCTCCTGGGCTGCTGCTCTGTGGGCTTCCTGGGCAAGGTAGGTGGCTGGACGGTGGCCACTTTCTGCACATGCTCCTTTTCCCCACCAGGAGAGCTGTACTACAAAGCTCAGTCCCCGGATGAGGGGGCTCTGGTCACCGCAGCTAGGAACTTTGGTTTTGTGTTCCGTTCCCGTACCCCTAAAACAATCACTGTCCATGAGCTCGGTACAGCCATCACCTACCAACTGCTGGCCATACTGGACTTCAACAACATTCGCAAGCGGATGTCAGTCATAGGTGAGGCCAGTGCTAGGGAACTGAGGAGACTTGGGGAAGCAGGCAGGCCTGGGTGGGGAAGGCGCTGGAGGGCTCGTGATGATACATTTAGTTTGGACTTTGTCTGAATTTTTGGCACTCTTCTCCCTTGTGTTTCACAGTGCGGAATCCAGAGGGCAAGATCCGACTCTACTGCAAAGGGGCTGACACAATCCTGCTAGACAGACTCCGCCCCTGTTCACAGGAGCTGCTCAGCAGCACCACTGACCACCTGAATGTAGGTGATGGCCTGCGCTTTCTCggttctcagcactgggaggtggCCAGGGCATGCtctccttatttatttaaaatgatttatttatttttattttatatgccgtggtgtttgggttttttttgtgtgtgtgtgtattcctatctgtgtgagggtgttggatcccccagaactggagttacagacagttgtaggctgccatgtgggggctggaaattgaacccaggtcctttgaaagagcaacaagtgctcttaactgcttaacTATCCAACCCCATgttgtcctttttaaaataaaaatgtgtgtgtgtatacatacatacacgtgtTTAGTGCAcgtatatattttgtatttatataaaatgtatatattttgtagTTGATATATGTGCTCATGTCACAGtgaacatgtggaggtcaaagaacaactggAAGGAATTGGTTCTTTCTACTGTGTGGACTCTGGGGATTAAGCTCATATCTTCAAGCTTGATAGCAAGCACccttatttgctgagccatctcagcagcccccaATGTTCGTCCGTCTgtccttccttacttccttcttttcttccttccttccttttcttcctttcttccttccttcctttcttctttctttctttctttctttctttctttctttctcttttccttttcctcctccttcccttctttctccttctcctccttctttttgtttgttttgagacagggtttctctgtgtaacagtcctggctatcctagaatatCAGCCAGGCCTCCAGGACTGGCATCATGCCTATGATTCCAGTATTTGGCACATAGAATCAGGATGaggagtttggggctagcctggcttacatgagactttgtctcaacaaaccaaCCAGGAAGATCATTAAAATGGCTCATGAGATCGAGGCATTTGTGGCCAACCCTAGACACAAGTCtggtcccagaacccatatggtgggaGGAGATGGCTTCCTTCCttgacctctacacatgcacacaaataacaAAGTCATGTTAAACATTGTCTAAAATCCGACTGAAGATATCTCAGCTCTCTGTTGCGGTTTGAGTTGCAGGTCTTTTGCTGTgttttctagaattcctttcaTCTGACTCCCCCACCTCTTGGTCTAGGAATATGCAGGGGACGGACTGAGGACGCTGCTGCTGGCCTACAAAGACCTGGATGAAGAATACTATGAGGGGTGGGCCAGGAGACGcctgcaggccagcctggcccacgaCAGCCGAGAGGACAGGCTGGCCAGCGTCTACGAAGAGGTTGAGAGTGACCTGATGGTATGAACAGGACAGGCAGGGTGAGGCGAGACGGTGTGGAGCACAGCTCTCCTCAGGAGCTCTTGTGGTATTTCCAGCTGCTGGGTGCCACGGCCATTGAAGACAAGCTTCAGCAGGGAGTTCCAGAGACGATTGCCCTCCTGACTCTGGCCAACATTAAGATTTGGGTGCTCACTGGAGATAAGCAAGGTGAGAACTGGTAGCAGATGGGCACAGTGGTGCTGTCGTGCCCTTGTGTGGAGCTGGACCCCCAGGTGGGAAAGCATGCGGTCCCTGGTAGTCACCTGACTGCGCGCCTTTGTTTTCTCTCGGCAGAGACGGCTGTGAACATTGGCTACTCGTGTAAGATGCTGACTGACGACATGACAGAGGTGTTCATAGTCACGGGCCACACTGTTCTGGAGGTGCGAGAGGAGCTCAGGTAAACAAGGGGCTGGGGACACAGATGCCCTGAACGTGCCCGGGGACTGGCaggcttttgtttcctttctgccACTGTCCTGGAGCCCCCCACAGTTTCATCCCTGCCTTCACAGGAAAGCCCGGGAGAAGATGGTGGACTCATCCCACACTGTGGGCAATGGCTTCACCTACCAGGGGAAACTCTCTTCTTCAAAGCTCACTTCTGTCCTGGAGGCTGTTGCTGGGGAGTATGCCCTGGTCATCAATGGGCACAGCCTGGTGAGACTTCCATCTCTCGCTTGGAGCAGGCTGTCAGCAGGAGAATGCTCAGACCTTGTTGAGTGCTTCCCACAACTCCTCTGTTCCCTCTTCAGAGAGGACAACACTGGCTATGCCCTCCCTCAGTATGGTCTTGCAGTCTTATCTTGCTCACAGCTTCCCTTGActtgaggggtgggggtggaatcaTCAGTGACCAGAAGAGCTGAGGTATCCCCGTGTTTCAGGCCCACGCCTTGGAGGCTGACATGGAGCTAGAATTTCTGGAGACAGCATGTGCCTGCAAAGCGGTCATCTGCTGCCGGGTGACACCCTTGCAGAAGGCACAGGTGGTGGAGCTGGTTAAGAAGTACAAGAAGGCTGTGACACTCGCCATTGGGGACGGGGCCAATGATGTCAGCATGATTAAGAGTGAGTGTGGGCTGTGCGGTGCACGGGCTGGGCAGGAGGGCTGCAGTGTCCTTAGAAAGAGTTGGGggcagtgaggggcagggctatAGCTAGGAGGGAAGACTGAGGGGTGGGGTCTGTAACTAGTGGAATCTGAAGTTTATGGTCATTCTTCATGTCATCTTTGTCTCTGCAGCTGCTCACATCGGTGTGGGCATCAGTGGGCAGGAAGGGATCCAGGCCGTCCTGGCTTCAGATTATTCCTTTTCCCAGTTCAAGTTCCTGCAGCGCCTCCTGCTGGTGCATGGGCGCTGGTCCTACCTGCGCATGTGCAAATTCCTCTGCTATTTCTTCTACAAGAATTTTGCATTCACCATGGTCCACTTCTGGTTTGGCTTCTTCTGTGGCTTCTCAGCACAGGTAGAAAGTGTTTCTAGAACTCTCTGCTGCATATCTAGGCTGGGGAGAGGCCAGTGCTTGTGCCGTCTTGAAGGcttgagttcggatccccagaatCTCTGTAGAAGCCGCAACGTAGGTCACTGTGCCTATAGGAAGTGAGAACTGGAGGTGATGGGATCTCTAGAAGCTTGTGAGCCAGCTAACTTGGCTTGCACAGTGgcagagactgtgtctcaaacaaggcagaaagcTGAGGACCGAGACACACGGCTGTGCTCTGATCTTCACGCTCACCGTGGCACCCGTGTTCCCAGACAGGcacttccatttctcttttttttttttttttttttttggctccccgtcggggaatcgaaccccggtctcCCGCGTCCATTTCTCTtaaacacatgataaataaataaactcctaGGAGCAGATACTACATCTCTCCTGTTAACTGACTTCACGGTTAGTACATACAGTCAAtaaatgtctgtttttcttttccttcttttcttcttttttttggggggggcatgGTTTCATGTAACACAGGCTGACTCTCTTACTTACTATGTAGCACtggttgaccttgaattctgaatctgggcatggtgtgcacactcagtaggtggagacagaaggattgaaAGTTTGAGGTCActtttggctacatagtgagttccatgtcAAGGTGAACCCTGTCTTAAATAACTAACCTAAGAAAACAATGTTCATTGGGAGAGTTGCGATCTTAGGACCTGGGGAAGTTGTTAGGGCTGCCTGATGGTGTGGagctgtctttctgtgcctgacTCCTAGAGGTTGGTCACCCACTGTCTTGCCCTCTTCCCTCCCAGACTGTGTATGACCAGTATTTCATCACCTTGTACAACATCGTGTATACGTCACTCCCGGTGCTGGCCATGGGGGTCTTTGACCAGGTACAGGGGCGTCTGTTCAGGCTGGAGGGGAGGTGTGGGACAGTGGCCCGCGGCCAGTGCAATTCCCCTGGGTTGCCGAACACTGATAGGGCTTGAGCCTGAATCTGTTATCTAAGAGACTAGGAAGGGGGAGCCAGGGCTAGCATCTGTCCTTGACTGGAGAGCGTCACTGTGGCATCCCTCACAGGATGTCCCTGAGCAGCGAAGCATGGAGTACCCGAAGCTGTACGAGCCAGGCCAGTTGAACCTCCTGTTCAACAAGCGAGAGTTCTTCATCTGCATCGCCCAGGGCATCTACACCTCTGTGCTCATGTTCTTCATCCCCTACGGGGTGTTCGCGGAGGCCACACGAGACGATGGCACCCAGCTGGCAGACTACCAGTCTTTCGCCGTCACCGTGGCCACATCACTGGTCATTGTGGTCAGTGTGCAGGTATGAGGTCATCCCTCAGCACTCCGTCTCTGTTCCTGACGGGTAGGGTTGGAGGTCCTCCTACCTGCGCTGCTCCTTTCCGCAGATCGGACTGGACACGGGCTACTGGACAGCCATCAACCACTTCTTCATCTGGGGCAGCCTCGCTGTCTATTTTGCCATCCTCTTCGCCATGCACAGCGATGGGCTCTTTGACATGTTTCCGAACCAGTTCCGGTTCGTGGGTGAGTACCCGAGCATCCTCTCCAGTCAGTTCTGGGAGCAGCAGGGTAGACAGCACTTACTATACTTTAATGCCAGGTATCTTGCAAGGTACAATGTATTACCAAGAGTAATTGACCCAGGCCCTGCTACCAAGGAGTGTCTATGTCCATGAGAGTGAAGAGCAGCCCTTGCCTGACTATGACCCCCAAGGAAGGTGTGGCGGGCTTCACGGTTAGCAGAGTGAGAGCCAATGGGAGTGGCCGGGCAGAGCCCTGTAGAGGAAACTGCTGCTAGTGAGCTGAGAGTTCAGGGTCCTTGACCTAGGGTGGGGCAAGAAGCCTGGGGAAGCAGGAGAAGGAAAGGCCCTTGAATGGCAGGCTCCAAGTGTGCCTCGCTCTGCCTTGCctgagtcttcatttcctttAGAGCAAGGAGACCACAGCGTCAAAGGCcactttctttttgttatttgttttgatcTTTCCAAAAGATCCCTTTAGGAAATATGTAGGCTAGCACAGGCCTCCAGTTCCAGCCCCtgagaggtggaggctggaggaccaggagttcaaggcccttTTCTGCTACTTAACAAGTTTCAGAATAGCCTGAATTACACAAAGTCCTGTCTCTAAAAGGAAAAAGGGGTGTGTGTATAGAAAAGAGGCGTCTAGGTTTGAGGATAGAACTCAACAGAATGCTTGCCTAAAGTGCACAAAGGCCTTGTTCCGTCGTAGGGTTTGAGCAGGAGCTACACAGGCCAAGTCCTGTTTTTAGAGTCACTGCTTTACCGTATTTGGATAATAAAGTAGAGGCCGGCGCACAGGAGAAACAGATCAGTTAGGCCCTCTACCAGCAATCTCAGTGGGACAGGTGGGATCCTGGAATTCAGTGACTGTGGAATTCTTTGGCTATCTAGAAAATGAAGCCAGCAGGTTAGATTGTGAGTGTGAGAGCAAGAGAGGCGTGAGCTGGGCTGTGTGGTTTCAGCCCAGGTGGGTGGCAGTACTTCCCTAGCTGGAAAAGGCACAGAGCAGATTTGAGGTGAAGGAGGAGACTATCTATTACTTATGCCCTACTAGCCTAGAGATAGCTTCACTGAGGTGGCTGAGGAAACAGGGCTGGTGTTTGGGGAGAGCTAGAGACCAGAGACAGAGTTAGAGATAAGcccagaaagaaaggagaagtcaAAGGTGGCGTGGGCTTTGAGGTTGAGGACATGGAACCATCAGAAATAGCAATGGGGGAAGTGAGAAGATCTCCTCTGTCAACTTCGTGACTCCTGTCCCCAGGGAATGCCCAGAACACCCTGGCCCAGCCCACCGTGTGGCTCACCATCGCGCTCACCACGGCTGTCTGCATCATGCCTGTGGTTGCCTTCCGTTTCCTCAGGCTTAGCCTGAAGCCTGATCTCTCCGACACGGTGAGAAGCCTGGCAAAGCTGGCCGTAGACCTTGGGGGGCAGCTGCAATGTGACAGGAAAAGCCTCTCCTGCTTGGGTGCCTCTAGAGCTGTGTCTGGG
The nucleotide sequence above comes from Microtus pennsylvanicus isolate mMicPen1 chromosome 7, mMicPen1.hap1, whole genome shotgun sequence. Encoded proteins:
- the Atp8b2 gene encoding phospholipid-transporting ATPase ID isoform X3; protein product: MALCAKKRPPEEERRARANDREYNEKFQYASNCIKTSKYNILTFLPVNLFEQFQEVANTYFLFLLILQLIPQISSLSWFTTIVPLVLVLTITAVKDATDDYFRHKSDNQVNNRHSQVLINGVLQREQWMNVCVGDIIKLENNQFVAADLLLLSSSEPHGLCYIETAELDGETNMKVRQAIPITSELGDISKLAKFDGEVICEPPNNKLDKFSGTLYWKENKFPLSNQNMLLRGCVLRNTEWCFGLVIFAGPDTKLMQNSGRTKFKRTSIDRLMNTLVLWIFGFLVCMGVILAIGNAIWEHEVGTRFQVYLPWDEAVDSAFFSGFLSFWSYIIILNTVVPISLYVSVEVIRLGHSYFINWDKKMFCMKKRTPAEARTTTLNEELGQVEYIFSDKTGTLTQNIMVFNKCSINGHSYGDVFDVLGHKAELGERPAPVDFSFNPLADKTFLFWDPSLLEAVKMGDPHTHEFFRLLSLCHTVMSEEKDEGELYYKAQSPDEGALVTAARNFGFVFRSRTPKTITVHELGTAITYQLLAILDFNNIRKRMSVIVRNPEGKIRLYCKGADTILLDRLRPCSQELLSSTTDHLNEYAGDGLRTLLLAYKDLDEEYYEGWARRRLQASLAHDSREDRLASVYEEVESDLMLLGATAIEDKLQQGVPETIALLTLANIKIWVLTGDKQETAVNIGYSCKMLTDDMTEVFIVTGHTVLEVREELRKAREKMVDSSHTVGNGFTYQGKLSSSKLTSVLEAVAGEYALVINGHSLAHALEADMELEFLETACACKAVICCRVTPLQKAQVVELVKKYKKAVTLAIGDGANDVSMIKTAHIGVGISGQEGIQAVLASDYSFSQFKFLQRLLLVHGRWSYLRMCKFLCYFFYKNFAFTMVHFWFGFFCGFSAQTVYDQYFITLYNIVYTSLPVLAMGVFDQDVPEQRSMEYPKLYEPGQLNLLFNKREFFICIAQGIYTSVLMFFIPYGVFAEATRDDGTQLADYQSFAVTVATSLVIVVSVQIGLDTGYWTAINHFFIWGSLAVYFAILFAMHSDGLFDMFPNQFRFVGNAQNTLAQPTVWLTIALTTAVCIMPVVAFRFLRLSLKPDLSDTVRYTQLVRKKQKAQHRCMRRVGRTGSRRSGYAFSHQEGFGELIMSGKNMRLSSLALSSFSTRSSSSWIESLRRKKSDGANSPSGGAEKPLKG
- the Atp8b2 gene encoding phospholipid-transporting ATPase ID isoform X2, which encodes MNVCVGDIIKLENNQFVAADLLLLSSSEPHGLCYIETAELDGETNMKVRQAIPITSELGDISKLAKFDGEVICEPPNNKLDKFSGTLYWKENKFPLSNQNMLLRGCVLRNTEWCFGLVIFAGPDTKLMQNSGRTKFKRTSIDRLMNTLVLWIFGFLVCMGVILAIGNAIWEHEVGTRFQVYLPWDEAVDSAFFSGFLSFWSYIIILNTVVPISLYVSVEVIRLGHSYFINWDKKMFCMKKRTPAEARTTTLNEELGQVEYIFSDKTGTLTQNIMVFNKCSINGHSYGDVFDVLGHKAELGERPAPVDFSFNPLADKTFLFWDPSLLEAVKMGDPHTHEFFRLLSLCHTVMSEEKDEGELYYKAQSPDEGALVTAARNFGFVFRSRTPKTITVHELGTAITYQLLAILDFNNIRKRMSVIVRNPEGKIRLYCKGADTILLDRLRPCSQELLSSTTDHLNEYAGDGLRTLLLAYKDLDEEYYEGWARRRLQASLAHDSREDRLASVYEEVESDLMLLGATAIEDKLQQGVPETIALLTLANIKIWVLTGDKQETAVNIGYSCKMLTDDMTEVFIVTGHTVLEVREELRKAREKMVDSSHTVGNGFTYQGKLSSSKLTSVLEAVAGEYALVINGHSLAHALEADMELEFLETACACKAVICCRVTPLQKAQVVELVKKYKKAVTLAIGDGANDVSMIKTAHIGVGISGQEGIQAVLASDYSFSQFKFLQRLLLVHGRWSYLRMCKFLCYFFYKNFAFTMVHFWFGFFCGFSAQTVYDQYFITLYNIVYTSLPVLAMGVFDQDVPEQRSMEYPKLYEPGQLNLLFNKREFFICIAQGIYTSVLMFFIPYGVFAEATRDDGTQLADYQSFAVTVATSLVIVVSVQIGLDTGYWTAINHFFIWGSLAVYFAILFAMHSDGLFDMFPNQFRFVGNAQNTLAQPTVWLTIALTTAVCIMPVVAFRFLRLSLKPDLSDTVRYTQLVRKKQKAQHRCMRRVGRTGSRRSGYAFSHQEGFGELIMSGKNMRLSSLALSSFSTRSSSSWIESLRRKKSDGANSPSGGAEKPLKG
- the Atp8b2 gene encoding phospholipid-transporting ATPase ID isoform X1 encodes the protein MTVPKEMPEKWARTGAPPSWSQKKPSWGTEEERRARANDREYNEKFQYASNCIKTSKYNILTFLPVNLFEQFQEVANTYFLFLLILQLIPQISSLSWFTTIVPLVLVLTITAVKDATDDYFRHKSDNQVNNRHSQVLINGVLQREQWMNVCVGDIIKLENNQFVAADLLLLSSSEPHGLCYIETAELDGETNMKVRQAIPITSELGDISKLAKFDGEVICEPPNNKLDKFSGTLYWKENKFPLSNQNMLLRGCVLRNTEWCFGLVIFAGPDTKLMQNSGRTKFKRTSIDRLMNTLVLWIFGFLVCMGVILAIGNAIWEHEVGTRFQVYLPWDEAVDSAFFSGFLSFWSYIIILNTVVPISLYVSVEVIRLGHSYFINWDKKMFCMKKRTPAEARTTTLNEELGQVEYIFSDKTGTLTQNIMVFNKCSINGHSYGDVFDVLGHKAELGERPAPVDFSFNPLADKTFLFWDPSLLEAVKMGDPHTHEFFRLLSLCHTVMSEEKDEGELYYKAQSPDEGALVTAARNFGFVFRSRTPKTITVHELGTAITYQLLAILDFNNIRKRMSVIVRNPEGKIRLYCKGADTILLDRLRPCSQELLSSTTDHLNEYAGDGLRTLLLAYKDLDEEYYEGWARRRLQASLAHDSREDRLASVYEEVESDLMLLGATAIEDKLQQGVPETIALLTLANIKIWVLTGDKQETAVNIGYSCKMLTDDMTEVFIVTGHTVLEVREELRKAREKMVDSSHTVGNGFTYQGKLSSSKLTSVLEAVAGEYALVINGHSLAHALEADMELEFLETACACKAVICCRVTPLQKAQVVELVKKYKKAVTLAIGDGANDVSMIKTAHIGVGISGQEGIQAVLASDYSFSQFKFLQRLLLVHGRWSYLRMCKFLCYFFYKNFAFTMVHFWFGFFCGFSAQTVYDQYFITLYNIVYTSLPVLAMGVFDQDVPEQRSMEYPKLYEPGQLNLLFNKREFFICIAQGIYTSVLMFFIPYGVFAEATRDDGTQLADYQSFAVTVATSLVIVVSVQIGLDTGYWTAINHFFIWGSLAVYFAILFAMHSDGLFDMFPNQFRFVGNAQNTLAQPTVWLTIALTTAVCIMPVVAFRFLRLSLKPDLSDTVRYTQLVRKKQKAQHRCMRRVGRTGSRRSGYAFSHQEGFGELIMSGKNMRLSSLALSSFSTRSSSSWIESLRRKKSDGANSPSGGAEKPLKG